Proteins encoded by one window of Rhizobium sp. NLR16a:
- a CDS encoding Gfo/Idh/MocA family oxidoreductase: MKVGIIGLGFRLGYLGYVFKAIDSSFDIVGYVDPDPAGLPGLTEKGISAGKAYGTPEELLASEKLDLLMIGSPNHLHLDHIRLGLQSGLKVFCEKPIVTTIAESIELAHLLAKFGHERLMVGLVLRYSPLYKDLRAIQAEGKLGQIVSIEASEHIEPYHGAFFMRDWRRYERYSGSFMLEKCCHDLDLYNGVVGARPERVASFGGRKSFIPANDPTREGINDLELFHRKPSGWMGSDKVFDSDADIIDYQVAIVEYANGVGMNFHTNLNVPDQFRRFAIMGSRGMAEGDFVRGYLNVHEQLTGNKVVANTYAATELSQHYGADEQMASDLLESVRTGLELPVSTLNALEAGILALAMDEARMKKSVVDLRPVWDRFDEALHARAA, translated from the coding sequence ATGAAAGTGGGCATCATCGGGCTCGGATTCCGGCTCGGCTACCTCGGCTACGTCTTCAAGGCGATCGATAGCAGCTTCGACATCGTCGGCTACGTGGATCCGGATCCCGCCGGCCTTCCCGGCTTGACGGAAAAGGGTATTTCCGCCGGCAAGGCCTATGGTACGCCGGAAGAGCTGCTCGCCTCGGAAAAGCTCGATCTGCTGATGATCGGTTCCCCCAATCACCTGCATCTCGACCACATCCGGCTCGGGCTCCAGTCCGGCCTCAAGGTGTTCTGCGAAAAGCCGATCGTCACGACCATCGCCGAGAGCATCGAGCTTGCCCATCTCCTGGCGAAGTTCGGCCACGAGCGGCTGATGGTCGGTCTCGTGCTGCGTTATTCGCCTCTTTATAAGGATCTGCGCGCCATCCAGGCCGAGGGCAAGCTCGGCCAGATCGTGTCGATCGAGGCTTCCGAACATATCGAGCCCTATCACGGCGCCTTCTTCATGCGCGACTGGCGCCGCTATGAGCGCTATTCCGGCAGCTTCATGCTGGAGAAATGCTGCCACGACCTCGACCTTTACAATGGTGTCGTCGGTGCGCGGCCGGAGCGCGTCGCCAGTTTCGGCGGCCGCAAGAGCTTCATTCCGGCCAACGATCCGACGCGCGAGGGCATCAACGACCTCGAGCTTTTCCATCGCAAGCCGAGTGGCTGGATGGGGTCGGACAAGGTGTTCGACAGCGATGCCGATATCATCGACTATCAGGTGGCGATCGTCGAATATGCCAATGGCGTCGGCATGAACTTCCATACCAATCTGAACGTACCCGACCAGTTCCGCCGCTTCGCCATCATGGGCTCGCGCGGCATGGCCGAAGGCGATTTCGTTCGCGGCTATCTCAACGTGCACGAACAGCTGACCGGCAACAAGGTGGTCGCAAACACTTATGCTGCAACCGAACTGTCCCAGCATTACGGCGCCGACGAACAGATGGCGAGCGACCTCCTGGAAAGCGTGCGCACCGGCCTCGAGCTTCCGGTTTCGACGCTGAATGCGCTCGAGGCCGGCATCCTGGCCCTTGCCATGGACGAAGCGAGGATGAAGAAATCGGTCGTCGACCTGCGTCCCGTGTGGGACCGCTTCGACGAGGCCCTTCACGCCAGAGCGGCTTGA
- a CDS encoding sugar ABC transporter permease → MSVQRSAFIFAWILLLPAVLYVLAIVAYPLVDTFILSFTDASLKKTTNWVGWVNYEKIFNATFAEVILRTFVWTFFSVALKMVIGTFGACMLNAAVPGRSLFRLLTMPPWIVPMAIGIFMWGWMYNGQFGMISGLLQRFGLVDGPVAFLAYGSTAFWATIVTDVWIGVPLVTIYFLAAIQSIPKDLYEAAWTDGAGRWYRFRRITLPLMVPAIITMSMLSLIATFNSFDIIWILTQGGPSGETTTMIIDTYQTAIGSKKYGEGAARAVLICIFLSLFCFAYFRVTRRLNPEKRA, encoded by the coding sequence ATGAGTGTTCAAAGAAGCGCCTTCATCTTCGCCTGGATCCTTCTTCTTCCGGCCGTTCTTTATGTCCTCGCCATCGTCGCCTATCCCCTCGTCGATACCTTCATTCTCTCCTTCACCGATGCGTCGCTGAAGAAGACCACCAATTGGGTCGGCTGGGTCAACTATGAGAAGATCTTCAACGCCACATTTGCGGAGGTCATTCTCCGAACCTTCGTCTGGACCTTCTTCTCCGTCGCGCTGAAAATGGTGATTGGCACATTCGGCGCCTGCATGCTGAATGCCGCCGTGCCGGGCCGCTCGCTGTTCCGGCTTTTGACCATGCCGCCATGGATCGTGCCGATGGCGATCGGCATCTTCATGTGGGGCTGGATGTATAATGGCCAGTTCGGGATGATCTCGGGCCTGTTGCAGCGCTTCGGCCTCGTCGACGGCCCGGTCGCCTTCCTCGCCTATGGCAGCACCGCCTTCTGGGCGACGATCGTTACCGACGTGTGGATCGGCGTGCCGCTGGTGACGATCTATTTCCTGGCGGCGATCCAGTCCATTCCGAAGGATCTCTATGAAGCCGCCTGGACCGATGGCGCCGGCCGCTGGTACCGCTTTCGCCGCATTACCCTGCCGCTGATGGTGCCTGCCATCATCACCATGTCGATGCTGTCGCTGATCGCCACCTTCAACTCGTTCGACATCATCTGGATCCTGACGCAGGGCGGTCCGAGCGGCGAGACGACGACGATGATCATCGACACCTATCAGACCGCGATCGGCTCGAAGAAATACGGCGAAGGGGCGGCGCGCGCCGTCCTGATCTGCATCTTCCTGTCGCTCTTCTGCTTTGCCTATTTCCGTGTCACCCGCCGCCTCAACCCGGAGAAGCGCGCATGA
- a CDS encoding carbohydrate ABC transporter permease, protein MSSAAMIDRYRWWEIILIYCGIAVFLFFVLAPFVEGFLVSLKPLAQLFSSPYRFWPENGSFEAYRTMWISVPGFGRYIFNSFFISIIVTLIVLCLVIPAAYAFAKFEFKGMGILLGAFLTVNMFSGAVLLIPLFRLMRSMGVLNTYLAMIVPGVAFLIPSAIWLLRTYMIRIPQELNEAAFMDGASHFYTLRRVILPIAMPGIIVVAITTFIGAYAQQFIFALTFNSKSEYMPLPVGLFAYFGKQEVIWNELMAASFVGIAPAMVVIFFLQRYLVGGLTAGAVKQ, encoded by the coding sequence ATGAGCAGTGCCGCCATGATCGACCGTTACCGCTGGTGGGAAATCATCCTGATCTATTGCGGCATCGCGGTGTTCCTGTTCTTCGTGCTGGCGCCCTTCGTCGAGGGTTTTCTCGTATCGCTGAAGCCGCTTGCCCAGCTTTTCTCTTCGCCCTATCGCTTCTGGCCGGAGAACGGCTCGTTCGAAGCCTACCGGACGATGTGGATCAGCGTGCCGGGTTTCGGGCGCTATATCTTCAACTCCTTCTTCATTTCGATCATCGTCACGCTGATCGTGCTCTGCCTCGTCATTCCGGCGGCCTATGCCTTCGCCAAGTTCGAATTCAAGGGCATGGGCATCCTGCTCGGCGCCTTCCTGACGGTGAACATGTTCTCCGGCGCCGTGCTGCTCATCCCACTCTTCCGGCTGATGCGCAGCATGGGCGTGCTCAACACCTATCTCGCCATGATCGTGCCTGGCGTCGCCTTCCTGATCCCCTCGGCGATCTGGCTGCTACGCACCTATATGATCCGCATTCCCCAGGAGCTCAACGAAGCTGCCTTCATGGATGGCGCCAGCCACTTCTACACGCTGCGCCGCGTCATCCTGCCCATCGCGATGCCGGGGATCATCGTCGTCGCCATCACCACCTTCATCGGCGCCTACGCCCAGCAATTCATCTTCGCGCTGACGTTCAACTCGAAGAGCGAATACATGCCCTTGCCGGTGGGGCTCTTTGCTTACTTCGGCAAGCAGGAGGTCATCTGGAACGAACTGATGGCGGCTTCTTTCGTCGGCATCGCGCCGGCGATGGTCGTCATCTTCTTCCTTCAGCGTTACCTCGTCGGCGGTCTGACCGCCGGTGCGGTGAAACAATAA
- a CDS encoding ABC transporter substrate-binding protein produces MALALLGSTALTAVTAHAADKEISWIYCGDTIDPVHTKYIKQWEEKNAGWKVTPEVVGWAQCQDKATTLAAAGTPVAMAYVGSRTLKEFAQNDLIVPVPMTDDEKKAYYPHIVDTVTFEGNQWGVPIAFSTKALYWNKDLFKQAGLDPEKPPKTWAEEIEMAKTIKEKTGIPGFGLSAKTFDNTMHQFMHWVYTNNGTVTDAEGKITLDSPQILAALKAYKDIVPYSEEGPTAYEQNEVRAIFLDGKVAMIQAGSGAASRLKETKINWGITTLPLGPDAKGPGTLLITDSLAIFKGSGVEDKATEFAKFITSPDVQSEYELQGGAGLTPLRPSKKVDEFVAKDPYWKPLIEGIDYGGPEPLFTDYKGFQNSMIEMIQSVVTGKAEPEAALKKAAGEIEAFK; encoded by the coding sequence ATGGCGCTCGCCCTGCTCGGTTCGACGGCATTGACCGCGGTCACTGCCCATGCGGCCGACAAGGAAATCAGCTGGATCTATTGCGGCGACACGATCGATCCGGTCCACACCAAATACATCAAGCAGTGGGAAGAAAAGAACGCGGGCTGGAAGGTCACGCCTGAAGTCGTCGGCTGGGCGCAGTGCCAGGACAAGGCAACGACGCTCGCCGCCGCCGGCACGCCTGTTGCCATGGCCTATGTCGGCTCGCGTACGCTGAAGGAATTCGCCCAGAACGACCTCATCGTTCCGGTGCCGATGACCGACGACGAAAAGAAGGCTTATTATCCGCACATCGTCGACACGGTGACCTTCGAAGGCAACCAGTGGGGCGTTCCGATCGCCTTCTCCACCAAGGCGCTCTACTGGAACAAGGATCTCTTCAAGCAGGCCGGCCTCGATCCCGAGAAGCCGCCGAAGACTTGGGCCGAAGAAATCGAGATGGCCAAGACCATCAAGGAAAAGACCGGCATTCCGGGCTTCGGTCTCTCCGCCAAGACCTTCGACAACACCATGCACCAGTTCATGCATTGGGTTTACACCAACAACGGCACGGTGACGGATGCCGAAGGCAAGATCACGCTCGACAGCCCGCAGATTCTCGCCGCGCTGAAGGCCTACAAGGATATCGTCCCCTACTCCGAGGAAGGCCCGACGGCCTATGAGCAGAACGAAGTCCGCGCCATCTTCCTCGACGGCAAGGTTGCGATGATCCAGGCAGGATCCGGCGCTGCCTCCCGCCTGAAGGAAACCAAGATCAACTGGGGCATCACGACGCTGCCGCTCGGTCCCGACGCCAAGGGCCCCGGGACGCTGCTGATCACCGACAGCCTGGCGATCTTCAAGGGCTCCGGCGTCGAAGACAAGGCGACGGAATTCGCCAAGTTCATCACCTCGCCGGATGTGCAATCGGAGTACGAGCTGCAGGGCGGCGCCGGCCTCACCCCGCTGCGGCCCTCGAAGAAGGTTGACGAGTTCGTCGCCAAGGATCCCTATTGGAAGCCCTTGATCGAAGGCATCGACTATGGTGGTCCGGAACCGCTCTTCACCGACTACAAGGGCTTCCAGAACTCGATGATCGAGATGATCCAGTCGGTCGTCACAGGCAAGGCCGAACCGGAGGCCGCGCTGAAGAAGGCGGCTGGCGAAATCGAAGCCTTCAAGTAA
- the ugpC gene encoding sn-glycerol-3-phosphate ABC transporter ATP-binding protein UgpC, whose protein sequence is MGQLLLNKVQKFYGDYEVLKGVQLEVRNGEFVVFVGPSGCGKSTLLRMIAGLDATTAGDIIIDGVRVNDLPPVKRGIAMVFQSYALYPHMTVFENIAFPLRVEKMDEAKLKAKVENAARILHLDQRLQQKPGMLSGGQRQRVAIGRAIVREPKIFLFDEPLSNLDAALRADMRIELAKLHRALKATMIYVTHDQVEAMTMADRIVVLDAGNISQTGAPLELYHKPANQFVAGFIGNPKMNFLPVSCKGVSANGVEVDYKGQTAVLPVTPRDGMVGKTLTLGIRPEHIQLNGGDIVFTVTPTVIERLGANTVAYASLNGEAENFCAMLPGSVGIRPDAPVSTGINAADCHLFDEAGIAFERRVELTEIDMNVINPTAA, encoded by the coding sequence TTGGGACAGCTTCTTCTCAACAAAGTTCAGAAGTTCTACGGCGATTATGAAGTGCTGAAGGGCGTGCAGCTCGAGGTGAGGAATGGCGAGTTCGTCGTCTTCGTCGGCCCCTCCGGCTGCGGCAAGTCCACGCTGCTGCGGATGATCGCCGGTCTCGACGCGACGACGGCAGGCGACATCATCATCGACGGCGTCAGGGTCAACGACCTGCCGCCCGTCAAGCGCGGCATCGCCATGGTGTTCCAGTCCTACGCGCTCTATCCGCATATGACTGTCTTCGAGAACATCGCCTTCCCGCTGCGCGTCGAGAAGATGGATGAGGCAAAACTCAAGGCCAAGGTCGAAAACGCCGCCCGCATCCTGCACCTCGACCAGCGGCTGCAGCAAAAGCCCGGCATGCTGTCCGGCGGCCAGCGCCAGCGCGTGGCGATCGGCCGCGCCATCGTGCGCGAACCGAAGATCTTCCTGTTCGACGAGCCGCTGTCCAACCTCGACGCGGCGCTGCGCGCCGACATGCGCATCGAACTTGCCAAGCTGCACCGGGCGTTGAAGGCGACGATGATCTATGTGACGCACGACCAGGTCGAGGCCATGACGATGGCCGACCGCATCGTCGTGCTCGACGCCGGCAACATCTCCCAGACCGGCGCGCCGCTGGAGCTCTATCACAAGCCCGCCAACCAGTTCGTCGCCGGCTTCATCGGCAATCCGAAGATGAATTTCCTGCCGGTGTCCTGCAAGGGTGTCAGCGCCAACGGCGTCGAAGTGGATTACAAGGGGCAGACGGCCGTTCTGCCGGTGACGCCGCGCGACGGCATGGTCGGCAAGACCCTGACGCTCGGGATCCGGCCGGAGCACATCCAGCTCAACGGCGGTGACATCGTCTTTACCGTGACGCCGACGGTCATCGAACGCCTCGGCGCCAATACTGTCGCTTACGCCTCGCTCAACGGCGAGGCGGAAAATTTCTGCGCCATGCTGCCCGGCAGCGTCGGCATTCGTCCCGACGCACCTGTTTCGACCGGCATCAACGCCGCCGATTGCCATCTCTTCGACGAGGCGGGGATTGCGTTTGAGCGGCGGGTGGAATTGACGGAAATCGATATGAACGTGATTAATCCGACGGCGGCTTGA
- a CDS encoding XRE family transcriptional regulator: MLSDTLSNELQRYAIGPRIKTLRLRKKLGLVQLAGHTGLSPAMLSKIERGQMFPTLPTLLRIAMVFGVGLDHFFKSDKEEPLIAVVRKHERLKLPSPPGEKNPAFLFESLDYPASDRRMEAYYAEFPLDSPPSEPHQHGSAEFIYVLSGRLVIIVDGKETALDAGDAMYFDSSVPHSYRREGEVISTALVVISP, encoded by the coding sequence GTGCTCTCCGACACGCTGTCCAATGAGCTTCAGCGCTACGCGATCGGCCCGCGTATCAAGACACTGCGACTGAGAAAGAAGCTGGGGCTGGTGCAGCTGGCGGGGCATACAGGGCTCTCGCCTGCGATGCTTTCGAAGATCGAGCGCGGGCAGATGTTTCCGACGCTGCCCACGCTGCTTCGGATCGCGATGGTTTTCGGGGTCGGCCTCGATCACTTTTTCAAATCCGACAAGGAGGAGCCGCTCATCGCGGTCGTCCGAAAGCACGAGCGTCTCAAACTTCCAAGCCCGCCGGGCGAAAAGAACCCAGCCTTCCTCTTCGAAAGCCTCGATTATCCCGCTTCCGACCGCCGCATGGAGGCGTATTACGCCGAGTTCCCACTCGATTCGCCGCCCTCGGAGCCGCATCAACATGGCAGCGCCGAGTTCATTTACGTGCTCAGCGGTCGGCTTGTCATCATTGTGGACGGCAAGGAGACAGCGCTGGATGCGGGCGACGCTATGTATTTTGACTCAAGCGTTCCGCACAGTTACCGCCGGGAAGGCGAGGTAATCTCGACGGCTCTTGTTGTGATTTCTCCCTAG
- a CDS encoding fasciclin domain-containing protein, which produces MKLRSLLVAAAITLGSSFSGVAAEKDVVETAAEAGKFKTLATALEAAGLVATLKGTGPFTVFAPTDEAFAKLPAGTVENLLKPENKQKLTAILTYHVVAGKMMAKDVAGIDEAKSVNGKMIDVNVEGSTVKVNDAAVTAADIAASNGVIHVIDKVIVPPEG; this is translated from the coding sequence ATGAAGTTGAGAAGCCTTTTAGTCGCTGCAGCAATCACGCTCGGCAGCAGTTTCAGCGGGGTCGCCGCGGAGAAGGATGTCGTCGAAACTGCCGCGGAGGCGGGTAAATTCAAGACGCTGGCGACCGCGCTCGAAGCGGCAGGCCTGGTCGCCACTCTCAAGGGAACGGGTCCGTTCACGGTCTTTGCTCCGACCGATGAAGCCTTCGCCAAGTTGCCGGCCGGTACCGTCGAAAACCTTCTGAAGCCAGAAAACAAGCAAAAGCTCACCGCGATCCTCACCTACCATGTGGTCGCGGGCAAGATGATGGCTAAGGACGTGGCGGGTATCGATGAGGCGAAGTCGGTCAATGGCAAAATGATCGACGTCAACGTCGAGGGCTCCACCGTCAAGGTCAACGACGCCGCCGTCACCGCCGCCGACATTGCTGCCTCCAATGGTGTCATCCATGTCATCGACAAGGTGATCGTGCCGCCGGAAGGCTGA
- a CDS encoding DUF378 domain-containing protein: protein MKFINILTLILVIVGGLNWGLVGLFGFDLVAAIFGAGSVIARIVYVLVGLSAAWQVIPLFSAMGSGEFAARQNQ, encoded by the coding sequence ATGAAGTTCATCAACATACTAACGCTCATCCTCGTCATCGTAGGCGGCCTGAACTGGGGGCTGGTCGGGCTATTCGGCTTTGACCTCGTGGCCGCCATTTTCGGGGCCGGCTCGGTTATCGCCCGGATCGTTTACGTCCTGGTGGGGCTGTCAGCCGCCTGGCAGGTCATCCCGCTGTTTTCAGCAATGGGTTCCGGCGAGTTCGCTGCTCGCCAAAACCAATAG
- a CDS encoding TspO/MBR family protein, producing the protein MHSLLVMVAFQAVSFAAAATGVIFRPGDWYKQLDKPGWRPPDWLFAPVWTVLYASIGLSGWLLWLEAGIAGAAFPLSVYAVQLLLNAAWSPIFFALHRPGLAAVEIMLLWNAILATIILFYPANSAAALLLVPYLTWVSFAAALNVSIWRRNRPKPLSEGAR; encoded by the coding sequence ATGCATTCCCTTCTTGTGATGGTCGCCTTTCAGGCCGTGAGCTTTGCTGCGGCGGCCACCGGCGTGATTTTTCGGCCAGGCGACTGGTACAAGCAGCTCGACAAGCCAGGATGGCGCCCGCCCGATTGGCTGTTCGCCCCGGTCTGGACGGTACTCTATGCCTCGATCGGACTGTCGGGCTGGCTCCTGTGGCTGGAGGCAGGCATTGCCGGTGCAGCATTCCCGCTCAGTGTCTATGCAGTCCAGCTTCTGCTCAATGCTGCGTGGTCGCCGATCTTTTTTGCCCTTCACCGACCCGGGCTGGCCGCGGTGGAGATCATGCTCCTTTGGAATGCGATCCTGGCGACGATCATCCTGTTCTATCCCGCGAATTCGGCTGCTGCCCTGCTCCTTGTTCCTTACCTCACGTGGGTGAGTTTCGCGGCGGCACTCAACGTGTCCATCTGGCGGCGTAACCGCCCGAAACCGCTGTCGGAGGGCGCCCGATGA
- a CDS encoding D-TA family PLP-dependent enzyme, which produces MHDNSFAVVAKAGERIADLSTPRPIIDEDRLAANIARVQSYMDEHGLNFRPHIKTHKIPALAVAQVAAGAKGINCQKVTEAEVFAEAGFGDILITFNILGQQKLERLARLNERIPALKVVADSEVTVDGLAAHFSGHKPLTVLVECDTGAGRCGVQTPEEAASLAKRIAAADGLTFGGIVTYPKPQSAAAVEAFIAETVSRLQSEGITCPIVSNGGTPSLFEAHLVASATEHRAGTYIYNDRQMVRMGHCTEDDCAMHVLATVVSRPNADRAVIDAGSKALTSDLQGFSDYGLIVGYPQARITSLSEEHGVIDLSNCTGPRPQIGEKLFIIPNHTCVVSNLFDTMVFHRAGVVTRVEEVAARGLVW; this is translated from the coding sequence ATGCATGACAACAGCTTCGCCGTCGTCGCCAAGGCAGGGGAGAGGATCGCCGATCTCTCGACGCCGCGCCCTATTATCGACGAAGACCGGCTGGCTGCAAACATCGCCCGCGTTCAATCCTATATGGACGAGCACGGCCTGAACTTCCGCCCGCATATCAAGACGCACAAGATTCCGGCGCTCGCCGTCGCGCAGGTTGCCGCCGGCGCCAAGGGCATCAATTGCCAGAAGGTGACGGAAGCCGAGGTCTTTGCCGAAGCCGGCTTCGGCGACATCCTCATCACCTTCAACATCCTCGGCCAGCAGAAGCTCGAGCGCCTGGCCAGGCTGAACGAGCGCATTCCAGCCCTGAAAGTCGTCGCCGACAGCGAAGTGACGGTCGACGGGCTCGCCGCACATTTTTCCGGACATAAGCCGCTGACGGTGCTTGTAGAGTGCGACACCGGCGCCGGCCGCTGCGGCGTGCAGACGCCGGAGGAAGCAGCCTCGCTCGCCAAGCGCATAGCCGCAGCCGACGGCCTCACCTTCGGCGGCATCGTCACCTATCCGAAGCCGCAATCGGCCGCCGCCGTGGAAGCCTTCATCGCCGAAACAGTGAGCCGCCTGCAATCCGAAGGCATAACCTGCCCGATCGTCAGCAATGGCGGAACGCCAAGCCTGTTCGAGGCGCATCTCGTCGCATCGGCCACCGAACACCGCGCCGGCACCTATATCTACAACGACCGCCAGATGGTGCGCATGGGCCATTGCACCGAGGACGATTGCGCCATGCATGTGCTGGCAACGGTCGTGTCACGCCCGAACGCCGACCGCGCCGTCATCGATGCCGGCTCAAAGGCGCTGACATCGGATCTTCAGGGCTTCAGCGATTACGGCCTGATCGTCGGTTATCCCCAGGCACGCATCACCAGCCTCTCGGAAGAACACGGCGTGATCGATCTGTCGAACTGCACCGGCCCCCGGCCGCAGATCGGCGAAAAGCTCTTCATCATCCCGAACCACACCTGCGTGGTGTCCAACCTGTTCGATACGATGGTGTTTCATCGGGCTGGCGTGGTGACCCGCGTCGAAGAGGTCGCGGCTCGCGGTCTTGTCTGGTAG
- a CDS encoding M81 family metallopeptidase has product MRIFTAALATETNTFSPICVDRRAFEASLYAPPGQHPETPTLCTAPITVGRRVAKEKGWELIEGTATWADPAGLVNRATYEELRDEILGQLRAAMPVDAVVMGLHGAMVAAGYEDSEGDLLQRMREIVGPDVLISAELDPHSHLTAKRVAAVDFAVYFKEFPHTDFVDRAEDLWRITVDTLEGRVKPVMSVFDCRMIDVFPTSREPMRSFVDKIMQIEKDDPEILSISVVHGFMVGDVPEMGTKLLVVTDNRPEKGAALARELGLELFSKRGTFMVPQIDERQAVARAIAATAWPVVIADVWDNPGGGTAGDATVILAELMARGVTSAAVGTIWDPMAVQICFAAGEGAEIPLRFGAKSAPGTGNPIDGTVKIVKLVRNAEMRFGESLVPFGDAAHIVLNGIDIILNSTRAQSFDPSLFSVMGIDPTKQKILVIKSTNHFFASFSRIAAEILYCSAGTPYPNNPATTPYRRAPKTIWPIVADPHGLQRGAA; this is encoded by the coding sequence TTGCGCATTTTCACGGCAGCACTGGCGACCGAGACCAACACCTTCTCCCCGATCTGCGTGGATCGCCGCGCCTTCGAAGCCTCACTCTATGCCCCGCCCGGCCAGCATCCCGAAACGCCGACGCTCTGCACCGCGCCGATCACCGTCGGCAGGCGCGTCGCCAAAGAGAAGGGATGGGAGCTGATCGAGGGAACCGCCACCTGGGCCGACCCCGCCGGCCTCGTCAACCGGGCCACCTATGAGGAACTGCGCGACGAAATCCTTGGCCAACTCCGGGCGGCAATGCCTGTCGATGCCGTCGTCATGGGCCTGCATGGCGCCATGGTGGCGGCGGGATATGAGGATTCCGAAGGCGATCTTCTCCAGCGCATGCGCGAGATCGTCGGACCTGACGTGCTCATCTCAGCCGAACTCGACCCACACAGCCATCTCACGGCAAAACGCGTCGCCGCAGTCGATTTCGCCGTCTATTTCAAGGAATTTCCGCATACCGACTTCGTCGACCGCGCCGAGGACCTCTGGCGCATCACCGTCGACACATTGGAAGGCCGGGTGAAGCCGGTCATGTCGGTGTTCGACTGCCGGATGATCGATGTCTTCCCGACCTCGCGCGAACCCATGCGCTCCTTCGTCGACAAGATCATGCAGATCGAAAAGGACGACCCCGAGATCCTGTCGATTTCAGTGGTCCACGGCTTCATGGTCGGCGACGTTCCCGAAATGGGAACGAAGCTGCTTGTCGTGACCGACAACAGACCGGAAAAGGGCGCGGCGCTGGCGCGCGAACTCGGCCTCGAACTGTTTTCCAAGCGCGGCACCTTCATGGTGCCGCAAATCGACGAGAGGCAAGCCGTCGCGCGCGCAATCGCCGCAACCGCATGGCCCGTCGTCATCGCCGATGTCTGGGACAATCCGGGTGGCGGCACGGCAGGGGATGCGACTGTTATTCTCGCAGAACTGATGGCCCGCGGCGTCACGAGTGCGGCGGTCGGCACCATCTGGGATCCGATGGCCGTCCAGATTTGCTTTGCGGCAGGCGAGGGCGCGGAAATTCCGCTGCGCTTCGGCGCCAAGTCGGCGCCCGGCACCGGCAACCCGATCGACGGCACCGTCAAGATCGTCAAGCTGGTCAGGAATGCCGAGATGCGGTTCGGCGAGAGCCTGGTGCCCTTCGGCGATGCCGCCCATATCGTGCTTAACGGCATCGACATCATCCTGAATTCGACGCGCGCCCAGAGCTTCGATCCGAGCCTGTTTTCGGTGATGGGCATCGATCCGACGAAGCAGAAGATCCTGGTGATCAAATCCACCAACCACTTCTTCGCGTCCTTCTCGAGGATCGCCGCGGAAATCCTTTACTGCTCCGCCGGAACGCCTTATCCCAATAATCCTGCGACGACGCCGTACCGGCGAGCGCCGAAGACCATCTGGCCGATCGTGGCCGATCCACACGGGCTACAACGCGGAGCCGCCTAG
- a CDS encoding RidA family protein gives MPIKRYGTVQTGAGGKALPFARAVEADGWLYVSGQVAMEDGEIIDGNIIAQTHKTIANVLDILEEAGYGVEDVVRVGVWLDDPRDFWTFNKIYQEYFGEHPPARACVQSSMMVDCKVEIDCVAYKKKGA, from the coding sequence ATGCCAATCAAGCGCTATGGCACTGTTCAAACCGGCGCCGGCGGCAAGGCGCTGCCTTTCGCGCGCGCCGTCGAAGCTGACGGATGGCTCTATGTTTCCGGGCAGGTTGCGATGGAAGATGGCGAGATCATCGACGGCAACATCATCGCCCAGACCCACAAGACGATCGCCAATGTTCTGGATATCCTCGAGGAAGCCGGTTACGGCGTCGAGGATGTCGTGCGCGTCGGCGTCTGGCTCGATGATCCCCGCGACTTCTGGACCTTCAACAAGATCTACCAGGAATATTTCGGCGAGCATCCGCCGGCGCGCGCCTGTGTGCAATCGTCGATGATGGTCGATTGCAAGGTTGAGATCGATTGCGTGGCCTATAAGAAGAAGGGCGCGTAG